A window of Desulfocurvibacter africanus subsp. africanus DSM 2603 contains these coding sequences:
- a CDS encoding glycosyltransferase produces the protein MPDEVKISTIVSTYASEEFMAECLDDLVGQTAADQLEIVVVDACSPQGEGEIVARYQERFPRINYIRTPERIGIYAAWNVAIKAARGKYLTPFSTNDRLAPDAYEVLSRYLDEHPDVDLVYGDTHLTDLPHQTFESFSPSVGDEGPAWQWPPFSYFDLLVRCSVGPHPMWRKKVHGPVGLFDESFKSVGDQDFWLRLGRKHVLRNIPHFTGLYWREEAALSNQEGAYKELARLRMSYVPAYLKSRDFGECNAIRDKVLGSFERGELAQAIIAFKCELEECLLSASCKLSEQIMLLTERGRLAQAHGLYLANRPKLPDFPELAELDALMKRVAGQLVKQ, from the coding sequence ATGCCAGATGAAGTGAAAATATCCACCATAGTCTCCACATACGCTTCCGAGGAGTTCATGGCCGAGTGCCTGGACGACCTCGTGGGCCAGACTGCCGCCGACCAGCTTGAAATCGTGGTGGTGGACGCCTGCTCGCCCCAGGGCGAGGGAGAGATCGTGGCGCGCTATCAGGAGCGCTTTCCGCGCATCAACTACATTCGCACGCCCGAACGCATCGGCATTTACGCAGCCTGGAACGTGGCTATCAAGGCCGCGCGGGGCAAATATTTGACGCCCTTCAGCACCAACGACCGCCTCGCCCCCGACGCCTACGAGGTCCTGAGCCGCTATCTGGACGAGCATCCGGACGTGGACTTGGTGTACGGCGATACGCACCTGACCGACCTGCCGCACCAGACCTTTGAGAGTTTTTCTCCCAGCGTGGGAGATGAAGGGCCAGCCTGGCAGTGGCCTCCCTTCAGCTACTTCGACCTGCTGGTCAGGTGCTCCGTGGGTCCGCATCCCATGTGGCGCAAGAAAGTTCATGGCCCGGTCGGTTTGTTTGACGAGTCCTTCAAATCCGTAGGCGACCAGGACTTTTGGCTCCGCCTTGGTCGAAAGCATGTGCTGCGGAACATCCCACACTTCACGGGACTCTACTGGCGTGAAGAAGCGGCTTTGTCCAACCAGGAGGGGGCATACAAGGAATTGGCCCGGCTCCGCATGAGCTATGTGCCCGCTTACCTGAAAAGCAGGGATTTCGGTGAGTGCAACGCAATTCGGGACAAGGTGCTGGGCAGCTTCGAACGGGGTGAGCTCGCTCAAGCCATCATCGCCTTTAAATGCGAGTTGGAAGAGTGTCTTCTGTCCGCGTCCTGCAAGTTGAGCGAACAAATCATGCTGCTCACGGAGAGGGGCCGGCTTGCCCAGGCCCACGGGCTCTACCTCGCAAACCGCCCCAAACTGCCCGACTTCCCTGAACTGGCTGAACTGGATGCCCTCATGAAGCGGGTAGCTGGTCAATTGGTCAAACAATAG